A part of Emys orbicularis isolate rEmyOrb1 chromosome 13, rEmyOrb1.hap1, whole genome shotgun sequence genomic DNA contains:
- the LOC135888312 gene encoding olfactory receptor 6F1-like, translating to MTSRETENQTSVQEFILLGFSGTWYFRMSLVVLFSVMYMLTILGNVSIIALVWTHPQFHTPMYFFLCNLSFLEIWFTTACVPKAIGVMLGTSQTISFTVCLLQLFFFLSMGSTECFLLAVMAYDRYLAICHPLRYSSLMNSTITVWLALISWLCGFLAISVLASLIARLSFCGPNILNHFVCDIDSWIALSCTDTSLIELAAFIISIIVVVVSCAITLVSYFYIISTILRIPSAQGRQKAFSTCSAHLTVVTIWYGSITFLYVKPSAQSSLDLNKTINIFSTVVTPILNPFIYTLRNKEVKEALAKAFSRM from the coding sequence ATGACCAGTAGAGAAACAGAAAACCAAACGAGTGTGCAAGAGTTCATCTTACTGGGCTTTTCTGGCACTTGGTATTTCCGGATGTCCCTTGTTGTGCTGTTTTCTGTGATGTACATGCTAACGATCCTAGGGAATGTGTCCATCATAGCTTTAGTGTGGACCCACCCACAgttccacacccccatgtacttcttcctctgcaatctctccttcctggagatcTGGTTCACCACAGCATGTGTCCCTAAGGCTATTGGTGTCATGCTAGGGACAAGCCAAACTATCTCTTTCACTGTCTGCCTCCTGCAATTGTTCTTTTTCCTCTCCATGGGTTCTACAGAATGTTTCCTCCTGGCTGTCATGGCCTATGACCGCTATTTGGCCATATGCCACCCATTGCGCTACAGCTCCCTCATGAACAGCACCATCACTGTTTGGCTGGCCCTTATCTCTTGGCTGTGTGGTTTCCTGGCTATCTCTGTGCTGGCATCTCTAATAGCCAGGTTGTCTTTCTGTGGCCCTAACATCCTCAATCATTTCGTTTGTGACATAGATTCCTGGATAGCACTCTCCTGCACTGACACAAGCCTCATTGAACTGGCAGCATTCATTATCTCAATCATTGTTGTCGTGGTCTCATGCGCGATAACACTGGTCTCCTACTTTTACATCATCTCCACCATCTTGAGAATCCCATCAGCCCAAGGacggcaaaaggccttttccacttgCTCTGCCCATCTCACTGTTGTGACTATCTGGTACGGCTCTATCACTTTTCTGTATGTCAAGCCTTCTGCACAAAGCTCATTGGATTTGAATAAAACAATCAACATCTTTAGCACTGTTGTAACTCCGATATTAAACCCTTTCATTTACACTTTAAGAAACAAAGAGGTGAAGGAAGCCCTGGCAAAGGCATTCAGTAGGATGTGA